The sequence ATATGTGTTGAGTATTCCTGTTCGGGAATATTCCCCTTTTTACTGTGTGCTAAGTAAATCATATCAGCATCAAGTCAGTTGCCAAGCTTACCCTTCCTATCAACTCCTCTGGCAGAGCGGTTTTGTCCTCATAATCAGCCCAAGTCGTAGACGCAATGGTCGTATCTCCAATACGCTTTGGCGTAAGTGCTTCCAAAAGCATAAAATCAGGACAGCTGCCAAGAGCATTTTTATGCTCAATATACCAAGCATGACGGATGCGTACATCTGTGCGAATGGCAGAACGATTCAAATCATACGCTTGGGGAATAAGCAGTTTAAGTAAGGCGATGTCCTGCTCAGTACAGCCTGTTTTGTGAGCAAAATTAGGATTCACAAAGAAGGGCATACAATACACACCATGTTCCACAACTCGGAAAGCCAGTGGTGCCATGCCAGCGTTTTTACCTTCCTGTCTTGGAGCTTTTTGCGTATTTGAATGACGTATAGTATTTATTGGTGAAATTGAGACCCCAACACCGAACTGAACAACACCGGTTTTTATAAAATTCTTATTTGCTCCTTTCTCCAAAAAAGTATTTCCGAAGATTCGCGCATCCCAATATTTTTTAACAAAAGTACTTTTCAAAAATTCTTTCTGATCAAAACTTGTTATGTCATGTGCCATTTCTTTAGTAATAGCCCCTAGTTCACGGTCTCTTGACTCCAATATGCAGTAATTATCACTATTCTTAGTATACGTATCAGGGAGACTCTGAAAAAAGTCA is a genomic window of Veillonellales bacterium containing:
- a CDS encoding type I CRISPR-associated protein Cas7 gives rise to the protein MSSEIKRATGLLVIEVVNSNANGDPDRESDPRQRPNGIGEISPVSFKRKLRDLLEDHDSDFFQSLPDTYTKNSDNYCILESRDRELGAITKEMAHDITSFDQKEFLKSTFVKKYWDARIFGNTFLEKGANKNFIKTGVVQFGVGVSISPINTIRHSNTQKAPRQEGKNAGMAPLAFRVVEHGVYCMPFFVNPNFAHKTGCTEQDIALLKLLIPQAYDLNRSAIRTDVRIRHAWYIEHKNALGSCPDFMLLEALTPKRIGDTTIASTTWADYEDKTALPEELIGRVSLATDLMLI